The following are from one region of the Marinomonas sp. CT5 genome:
- a CDS encoding DUF2786 domain-containing protein has product MSMDSRYQAKIRKLLALSQSDNPHEAETAKRQAMSLMKKYRIDVDELDIISTYSRPIKRKTIKEYEHILVSAIMEISGVYALHGTRPRIYGGRIVWDSYVEFIGLERDAELAAYSFDVIYPQLEKARKEFQKTYGGNAQQADLYCKGWIVSACRKLVNVFGERDKPEEVVKHKAKKLEGVEPSKIKDTKSSGNRGLDFDCLTLGGAHGKNASLNVATTDQQEKQLRIGGEA; this is encoded by the coding sequence ATGAGTATGGATAGCCGTTATCAAGCAAAAATCCGCAAGCTTTTAGCTTTGTCTCAATCCGATAATCCACACGAAGCGGAAACCGCAAAACGTCAAGCTATGTCGCTGATGAAAAAGTACCGTATCGATGTTGATGAGCTGGATATCATTTCAACGTATTCGCGACCAATTAAGCGTAAAACTATCAAGGAATACGAACATATTTTGGTTTCGGCCATTATGGAAATTTCGGGCGTTTATGCTTTGCATGGGACACGACCGCGCATATATGGTGGTCGTATCGTTTGGGACTCTTATGTTGAATTTATCGGCTTGGAGCGTGATGCAGAATTGGCCGCTTATTCCTTTGATGTGATTTATCCTCAATTAGAAAAAGCCCGTAAAGAGTTTCAAAAAACATATGGCGGTAATGCGCAGCAAGCAGACTTGTATTGCAAGGGCTGGATTGTTTCAGCTTGCCGAAAATTGGTTAATGTCTTTGGTGAGCGCGATAAGCCTGAAGAGGTTGTTAAGCACAAAGCCAAGAAACTAGAAGGTGTAGAGCCTTCAAAAATTAAGGACACGAAGTCTTCTGGTAATCGTGGCCTTGATTTTGATTGTTTAACTCTTGGCGGCGCTCACGGGAAGAATGCATCACTTAATGTCGCCACCACTGATCAGCAAGAAAAGCAGCTGAGAATTGGGGGTGAGGCATGA
- a CDS encoding helix-turn-helix transcriptional regulator has translation MARKKLDESAPAPTIAAAPEEKSSTAKACALAMQRVIGASRYDMSDIASYLGLSTQTLSNRMRGITSFSLEEALMICKLVDISLEDAMKIAGMTQEEFENAWIYQWRRQNFAKHVAHLEADKKMPRYKIAEMCDYSESWISRVLSGDAKLTPRAARIIEKRMDLPEEWLDRKPLSAPKGTQINFDTIVKTSHQIIAAIKQAGFDVDSDLIAPFITAVTQLYNAKMAIREGYDPETDAAQFQAIIEQLIMQLKMKDGAWKH, from the coding sequence ATGGCAAGAAAAAAGCTCGATGAAAGTGCGCCAGCGCCAACCATTGCCGCCGCACCGGAAGAAAAAAGCAGCACAGCAAAGGCTTGCGCTTTAGCGATGCAGCGCGTCATTGGCGCGTCTCGTTACGATATGAGCGACATAGCCTCTTACCTTGGCCTTTCCACTCAAACACTAAGCAACCGAATGCGTGGCATTACGTCATTTTCTCTCGAAGAAGCTTTGATGATCTGCAAGCTAGTCGACATCTCTCTAGAAGATGCCATGAAAATAGCAGGCATGACGCAAGAAGAATTCGAAAACGCATGGATATATCAATGGCGCAGACAAAACTTTGCAAAACACGTCGCGCATTTAGAAGCCGATAAGAAAATGCCGCGTTACAAAATAGCCGAAATGTGCGATTACAGCGAAAGCTGGATAAGTCGAGTGCTAAGCGGAGACGCTAAACTCACCCCTCGCGCCGCTCGCATAATTGAAAAAAGAATGGATCTGCCAGAAGAATGGCTAGACAGAAAACCACTCTCAGCGCCCAAAGGCACACAAATTAATTTCGACACCATTGTGAAGACCAGTCACCAGATTATTGCCGCAATAAAACAAGCGGGGTTTGACGTAGATTCGGATTTAATCGCTCCTTTCATCACAGCCGTGACACAGCTATATAACGCAAAAATGGCCATACGCGAAGGCTACGACCCCGAGACCGATGCCGCACAATTTCAAGCGATTATTGAGCAGCTGATCATGCAGTTAAAAATGAAAGATGGTGCGTGGAAACATTAA
- a CDS encoding porin family protein has product MNKTLLVSALLLTTVSAHAVDAPQWNQASIGWVGASFDNNIDLGGLAIAGNYLVNDNVFLTGRSESTKDDIISGSTTVNLKLTRLSLGAGYRYELNTTTDLFGKATFESYKASASAPYRGFTISAEETTNGLAFEGGVRSMVHPNIELAASLSLIRMNVDAGEDGNETSLNASAAYHFNDRFSAGLGVSKMEDARFTELKAIMSF; this is encoded by the coding sequence ATGAACAAAACCCTTTTGGTCTCAGCACTACTACTAACCACTGTTTCAGCGCACGCTGTTGACGCACCGCAATGGAATCAAGCGTCTATCGGATGGGTCGGGGCGTCTTTTGATAACAACATTGACCTAGGCGGTCTGGCCATCGCTGGCAACTATTTGGTAAACGATAACGTATTTCTGACGGGGCGGTCTGAATCGACTAAAGATGACATTATCAGCGGCAGCACAACCGTAAATTTAAAACTAACACGATTGTCACTCGGAGCCGGTTACCGTTACGAACTAAACACAACAACCGACTTATTCGGCAAAGCAACATTTGAAAGTTACAAGGCGTCAGCGTCAGCACCTTACCGCGGCTTTACGATTAGCGCCGAAGAAACAACAAATGGCTTGGCATTTGAAGGTGGTGTACGTTCAATGGTTCACCCAAATATTGAACTGGCCGCCTCGCTCTCGCTTATACGCATGAATGTAGATGCCGGTGAAGACGGTAACGAAACCAGCCTAAATGCATCAGCGGCCTATCATTTTAACGATAGATTCTCTGCAGGCTTAGGGGTTTCAAAAATGGAAGACGCAAGATTCACAGAGCTAAAAGCCATTATGTCTTTCTGA
- a CDS encoding helix-turn-helix domain-containing protein has translation MGTSSNTKRKRTQRDYTMGFKLQIVMAVEKGDMTYKQAQKIYGIQGRSTVLTWLRKHGKMDWSTKVRLPMSKSPKAKETPAQTIKR, from the coding sequence ATGGGGACATCAAGTAATACCAAGCGCAAGCGTACTCAACGTGACTACACAATGGGCTTTAAATTACAGATAGTGATGGCCGTCGAAAAAGGCGACATGACTTATAAGCAAGCTCAAAAAATCTATGGAATCCAAGGGCGATCAACGGTGCTGACTTGGCTTCGAAAACACGGCAAAATGGATTGGTCTACCAAAGTGAGGCTACCCATGTCTAAATCCCCGAAAGCCAAAGAGACACCTGCTCAAACAATCAAAAGA
- a CDS encoding integrase core domain-containing protein yields the protein YQKELQRNKIKPSMTDGYDCYQNALAERVNGILKQEFLIGRCRTFKELERHISESIDIYNRYRPHLSLNMKTPEEVHEKASMESILA from the coding sequence TTATCAAAAAGAATTACAACGCAATAAAATAAAGCCGTCGATGACAGATGGCTATGACTGCTACCAAAATGCGTTAGCAGAAAGGGTGAATGGCATATTGAAGCAAGAATTTTTGATTGGAAGATGCAGAACTTTTAAAGAATTAGAAAGGCATATTAGTGAGTCTATTGATATCTATAATAGGTATCGACCTCACTTAAGTCTTAATATGAAAACACCAGAAGAAGTGCATGAAAAAGCCAGTATGGAATCCATACTGGCTTAA